One Vanessa cardui chromosome 17, ilVanCard2.1, whole genome shotgun sequence DNA window includes the following coding sequences:
- the LOC124536660 gene encoding guided entry of tail-anchored proteins factor 1-like — protein MLEIVNGFLLVYFVILCTLSAIVPILVKPIAACFSRPSSEERVILNDLKKLKAEQQSISMKDEFAAYSKLQRKINKLDIELKESSQSRLSKSLAIKGSINIILQVVIALVIIVSVIWFRREPIVTLDGDLFPLTTMLRYPSDMPNAISTHVWVLISNVSIRSLLKPILS, from the exons ATGTTGGAAATTGTAAACGGATTTCTTCTCGTATACTTCGTTATTCTATGCACACTAAGTGCTATAGTTCCAATTTTAGTTAAACCG ataGCAGCTTGCTTTTCGAGGCCGTCTAGCGAGGAACGTGTAATTCTAAACGATTTAAAGAAACTCAAAGCAGAACAACAAAGTATATCAATGAAAGATGAATTTGCTGCGTACTCGAAACTGCagcgaaaaataaataagctcGACATTGAATTAAAAGAGAGCTCACAGTCACGATTAAGTAAGAGTTTGGCTATAAAAGGATCAATTAACATAATTCTCCAAGTGGTAATTGCTCTGGTTATAATTGTATCAGTCATTTGGTTTAGACGTGAACCGATTGTGACCTTGGATGGGGATCTTTTTCCTCTCACTACAATGCTTAGGTATCCCAGTGATATGCCAAATGCCATCTCAACTCATGTCTGGGTGTTAATTTCAAATGTGTCAATTAGATCATTGCTTAAACCGATTTTATCAtga
- the LOC124536967 gene encoding superoxide dismutase [Mn], mitochondrial has protein sequence MFVTRRAGTLIWSVGAARQKHTLPELPYEYSALEPVISREIMSLHHSKHHATYVNNLNAAEEKLAQAQSKGDIQTIINLAPALKFNGGGHINHTIFWQNLSPKGSKPSDVLNKAIEKDFGSWDNMKNQLAAASVGVQGSGWGWLGYNKLMKKLQIATCPNQDPLEATTGIVPLFGIDVWEHAYYLQYKNVRADYVKAIFDVANWQDVSARYEKALK, from the exons ATGTTCGTCACACGCAGGGCTGGcactttaat ttgGAGTGTAGGTGCAGCTCGTCAAAAGCACACTCTACCGGAACTGCCTTATGAATACAGTGCTTTGGAGCCTGTGATCAGCCGTGAGATTATGAGCCTTCATCACAGCAAGCATCATGcaacatatgtaaataatttaaatgcagCCGAGGAGAAACTTGCTCAAGCTCAGTCTAAAg GTGATATTCAGACAATCATCAACTTAGCCCCAGCTCTTAAGTTCAATGGTGGTGGTCACATCAACCACACCATTTTCTGGCAGAATCTTTCGCCTAAAGGAAGTAAACCCTCTGATGTTCTCAACAAAGCTATTGAAAA AGACTTTGGATCATGGGATAATATGAAAAATCAATTGGCTGCCGCTTCTGTGGGTGTACAGGGTTCAGGGTGGGGTTGGCTTGGCTACAATAAGCTGATGAAGAAATTGCAAATTGCCACATGTCCAAACCAAGATCCCTTGGAAGCTACTACAG gTATTGTACCACTCTTTGGCATTGATGTGTGGGAACATGcctattatttacaatacaagaATGTCAGAGCCGATTATGTAAAAGCTATTTTTGATGTCGCCAACTGGCAAGATGTTTCAGCAAGATACGAAAAGGCTCTTAAGTAA